AGATGGCGAAGGTGAGCAAGACAGTCGTCCCTGTTTAGGGCACTGTCGGGATCGAAGGCCCTGTTCTGGCCGTAGATCGACGGCATGACTATGGCGAGATTCAAAACGACACCCCCAGTTTTTTAAGCCCTTCCAGTATGACCGTCCCAAGATGGTAGTCCCTTTTTGCCCTATGGTAAGCCTTTAGTTTCATGGACTCCCTCCGCTTTTCATCAAGAAGGTAGTAGGCTATTTTTACCGCAGCTTCCTCCGGCGAGGTGAACAGGTCTATTTCGTCCCCTATGGAGAAGTATCTCTCGATCCCTGGGGCATAGCAGGACAGCTCAAAGCCTCCAAAGGCCGGGATCTCTATGTTTCTGGCCTTTACCTGCTCTTGGTTTTTGCCGGATCGGAGGTATTTTAGGACGTTCACCGGAGATGAAAGGACGAAACGGATGTCGTTATTCCTGCTGTTGGATAGGTTGAGGTTTATCCTGGATTTAAGCATGATGTCCATAACGTCCTGGTCCGATACCCTACCACCTTTCCATCCCGATCCGAAGCAGGCCACAGGGGATCCGGTGAGGGCCTCTATCCTCTTTATCCACCACCTACGGTTTCTGTCCGCTCCTCCTATGAAGGAGACGTCAAAGTCGTACTTTACGTCCCGCAAGGACAATTCTTCAGCAAAGTCCCTTATACCCCAGGGGACCCAGACCGCAGGAACGCCCATTTCCCTGTATTTAGGCAGGGAGTAGAGGTCCACGGTCATAGCCCCGGACAGGAGAGGAGCCCTTTTCGAGGAATAATCGTCGAACCTCCACTGGTCGTCGCAGAACCAGTTGACCACGAAGGATATCTCTTTAAGCCTATCCAGGGTTTTGCAGGATATTTCGTCCCTCATGGTAATGGTGAAGACAACGTCAGGACGCTCTTCTTCGACGAAGCCCACTATTCTATCCTGAAGTCCCTCCAGATCCTCTGGGTAGCCGTTCTCCTCCAGCCAAAAGGGAGTTACGTCGGCAAAGTCGCATATAGCAGGGAAGAAGCGCCCTCTCTCCAAAGACGGTCCCCTTTCGGGCAAACCGTAGTCGTAGGACAGAAGTACCGTTGCTATTTTAGGCCTCTTGGTCTCGTCCATTAGGTTCGCCGTTGATCCTCACGATATCGTCCTCCCCAAGATATGGCCCGTTTTGGACCTCTATTATCTCGAG
The uncultured Dethiosulfovibrio sp. genome window above contains:
- a CDS encoding glycosyltransferase, which gives rise to MDETKRPKIATVLLSYDYGLPERGPSLERGRFFPAICDFADVTPFWLEENGYPEDLEGLQDRIVGFVEEERPDVVFTITMRDEISCKTLDRLKEISFVVNWFCDDQWRFDDYSSKRAPLLSGAMTVDLYSLPKYREMGVPAVWVPWGIRDFAEELSLRDVKYDFDVSFIGGADRNRRWWIKRIEALTGSPVACFGSGWKGGRVSDQDVMDIMLKSRINLNLSNSRNNDIRFVLSSPVNVLKYLRSGKNQEQVKARNIEIPAFGGFELSCYAPGIERYFSIGDEIDLFTSPEEAAVKIAYYLLDEKRRESMKLKAYHRAKRDYHLGTVILEGLKKLGVSF